In the Devosia sp. SL43 genome, one interval contains:
- a CDS encoding response regulator transcription factor, which translates to MRILLVEDETDMARALMAALNRQDIVVDHVSTLGIAEEAALSDVYDAVLLDRKLPDGDGLSLIPILRRVRKGLPIIVLSALGSSDHRVAGLDTGADDYLSKPFSTDELLARIRAILRRPADLGETFATVGKLRFNLSERCAEVDGAVLDLTRREMLALEILIRRAGRIVPRSALEEAVYGFDEEIASNALDANISRLRGKLSGASVNIHAIRGLGYVIQASP; encoded by the coding sequence ATGCGCATATTGCTCGTTGAGGATGAGACTGACATGGCTCGCGCGCTTATGGCCGCCCTCAATCGGCAGGACATCGTGGTGGATCATGTTTCCACGCTCGGCATTGCCGAAGAAGCGGCGCTCAGCGACGTCTACGACGCCGTATTGCTCGACCGCAAACTTCCGGACGGCGACGGTCTCTCTTTGATTCCGATTCTGCGCCGCGTGCGGAAGGGCCTGCCGATCATTGTCCTCTCAGCGCTCGGTTCCTCCGACCACAGGGTGGCGGGGCTCGACACCGGGGCCGATGACTATCTCTCCAAGCCGTTTTCCACAGATGAGCTTCTGGCTCGGATCCGCGCGATACTGCGCCGGCCTGCGGACCTTGGCGAAACTTTTGCCACTGTCGGCAAGCTTAGGTTCAATTTGAGTGAGCGCTGCGCCGAGGTCGATGGAGCTGTGCTTGACCTGACGCGGCGCGAAATGCTCGCGTTGGAAATCCTGATACGGCGCGCGGGCCGCATCGTGCCGCGCAGCGCGCTGGAGGAGGCGGTCTACGGGTTCGACGAAGAAATCGCCTCCAATGCCCTGGACGCCAACATTTCCCGACTGCGCGGAAAATTGAGCGGCGCTTCTGTCAATATCCACGCCATCAGGGGACTTGGCTACGTTATCCAGGCCTCGCCATGA
- a CDS encoding MipA/OmpV family protein, with translation MRLHSRLMVTAALGTALALPASANDFDTYGQAPPEFVPIQPVSDFVFILGLGVGAAPAYEGASEYKMTFKPIVDVERFRWGFIDVGGEDDRGGFSFSPSVSAEGERISADYSALNGLDNIEASYALGARVGYEFVFNDAISAEIYGAVRYAFGGAQGLIGEVGMDVTARLSPQLEITGGPVVNFASEEYMDTYFGVTSAEAVATGGRLGAFDPTGGIKSVGLQLEARYEFIPDTFVTFNASYSAFVGDARESPIVKSGSEQQFTVGLGLARRFSF, from the coding sequence ATGCGTCTTCACAGCCGTCTGATGGTCACCGCGGCATTGGGTACCGCCCTTGCTCTACCTGCAAGCGCCAACGATTTTGACACCTATGGCCAAGCACCCCCGGAATTTGTTCCGATTCAGCCCGTGTCGGACTTCGTGTTCATACTGGGCCTGGGTGTTGGTGCCGCCCCCGCTTACGAAGGCGCCTCCGAGTATAAAATGACCTTCAAGCCAATTGTCGATGTCGAGCGGTTCCGTTGGGGCTTTATAGACGTGGGCGGAGAAGACGATCGCGGCGGCTTCAGCTTTTCTCCATCCGTCAGCGCTGAAGGCGAACGTATCAGTGCGGACTATTCCGCATTGAATGGATTGGACAACATTGAAGCCAGCTACGCCCTCGGCGCCCGCGTGGGGTACGAGTTTGTCTTCAATGACGCGATCAGCGCCGAAATCTACGGCGCTGTCAGGTATGCCTTCGGGGGAGCCCAGGGCCTGATAGGCGAAGTCGGAATGGACGTTACGGCAAGGCTCTCCCCGCAACTCGAGATCACCGGCGGCCCGGTCGTCAATTTTGCCTCGGAAGAGTATATGGATACATATTTTGGGGTGACCAGCGCGGAAGCCGTCGCGACAGGCGGGCGTCTTGGTGCATTCGATCCAACTGGGGGCATCAAGTCCGTGGGTCTGCAACTGGAAGCGCGTTACGAGTTCATCCCTGACACCTTCGTAACCTTCAATGCGTCCTACTCCGCGTTTGTTGGCGATGCCCGAGAGTCGCCCATCGTCAAATCCGGGAGCGAACAACAGTTTACGGTTGGTCTGGGCTTGGCACGTCGGTTCTCGTTCTAG
- a CDS encoding efflux RND transporter periplasmic adaptor subunit codes for MKPYDISSEVSSRRTLSGRMQKWFWPVVLLVSITGLACVLLVNQSPAAPTAASVSAVAAPRTMRLHALDVLTIEPQVIEELVKVTGTINPAREAAISAQVSGLAEVVAVRPGDQVAQGDALIEIGTSDLRLQLDQQRAAMASSVVQLRAAETSLARTRSLADKGLAAQTALDAAQSEVDHLTATIESQQSQVTLAEDNLQRATVQAPFAGTIATRSIEPGQIVSPGATILSLVDLSTVRVEAIASLDDSARLVPGQDVRLAVQGIPGKTFTGTIDRINPLADPGTRSIRVHLTLDNPDGVLRGGMFVTGNIVVQRVEQVIAVPTGAIQARDDARYVLAIADGVLQERRVQTGTQWQGAGLVQTIAGLAAGDMIVARSLTGLAAGSPVVIEGN; via the coding sequence ATGAAGCCGTATGATATCAGCAGCGAAGTGTCTTCACGGCGGACCCTCTCCGGCCGGATGCAGAAATGGTTCTGGCCAGTTGTGCTGCTGGTCTCGATCACGGGCCTCGCATGCGTTCTTTTGGTGAATCAGTCGCCAGCGGCGCCAACTGCGGCTTCGGTGTCTGCTGTCGCGGCTCCCCGCACGATGCGCCTTCATGCGCTGGACGTGCTCACCATCGAGCCGCAAGTGATCGAGGAGCTGGTAAAGGTAACCGGCACGATTAACCCGGCGCGGGAGGCAGCTATATCTGCCCAGGTTTCCGGGCTTGCCGAGGTTGTTGCAGTGAGGCCCGGTGACCAGGTGGCCCAAGGTGATGCCCTGATCGAGATCGGCACCTCGGACCTGCGGCTGCAACTTGACCAGCAGCGCGCGGCGATGGCGTCGAGCGTCGTGCAGTTGCGAGCGGCCGAAACGAGTCTTGCCCGGACGCGCTCACTTGCCGACAAGGGGCTGGCCGCGCAAACCGCGCTCGACGCCGCCCAATCGGAGGTGGACCACTTAACAGCCACTATTGAATCCCAGCAGAGTCAGGTCACGCTCGCTGAGGACAATCTGCAGCGTGCCACCGTCCAGGCGCCTTTTGCCGGCACGATCGCCACTCGCAGTATCGAGCCCGGCCAGATCGTTAGTCCTGGGGCGACCATTTTGTCATTGGTCGATCTATCGACCGTCCGCGTCGAGGCCATTGCCTCGCTCGACGATTCCGCGCGACTGGTGCCCGGCCAGGACGTCCGGCTTGCGGTACAGGGCATCCCTGGGAAAACCTTTACGGGTACTATCGACCGGATCAATCCGCTCGCCGACCCCGGCACGCGCTCGATCAGGGTTCACCTGACACTCGACAATCCCGACGGTGTCCTGCGCGGTGGCATGTTCGTGACCGGCAATATCGTGGTGCAGCGGGTCGAGCAGGTGATTGCCGTGCCCACCGGAGCGATCCAGGCCCGCGACGATGCGCGCTATGTGTTGGCTATCGCAGATGGCGTGCTGCAGGAGCGGCGAGTCCAGACCGGCACGCAATGGCAGGGTGCGGGTCTTGTGCAGACCATCGCCGGCCTCGCGGCAGGCGATATGATCGTGGCGCGGAGCCTGACCGGTCTTGCCGCCGGTTCCCCCGTCGTCATTGAGGGAAACTGA
- a CDS encoding efflux RND transporter permease subunit: MFLTAISVRHPVFATMVMVAIIVFGVSAYSTLPIEQYPDVDFPVVAVLTPYTGASPEAVETKVTQPIEEAVNTLSGIDTVTSTSSAGHSTVILQFTLETDSAVAAQDVRDKLAAVASQLPDNADTPQVFRFNPTSTPMMSLALSSPSRSVLELTSIAENIVTPALTSISGVGSATVVGGLKNQVNVYVDLDRLNAFGIGVSEVVSALQQDNQTLPAGSIIDGVLVQTVQLNVGVAVIAGFNDIVVANHEGEEITIGDVATVVEGPADADGLAFRNGEQALAIDVVKVDGGNTVAIAAGVESAVAALNASGSLPEDVVVSVLQNAAIPVKDNFHSVQATLIEGAALAVVIVFVFLNSWRSTIITGLTLPISIIGTLAVVSLLGFTLNIMTMLALTLSVGILIDDAIVVRENITRHLHMGKSHVQAALDGTDEIGLAVLATTLSIVAVFLPLAFMDGIVGKFFLQFGVTVSVAVLISLFVSFTLDPMMSSVWYDPASEPNAKRGPIGRLIGLFDRGFDKLSHVYRGLLRWSLGHRLVIVLVALVSFGSSFLLFPMIGTEFTPAADESQISISIKTPAGSSTDYTAAKAHQVEALLEDMPEVSDFYTTVNAGAAAGENAAGIAVDLVGPSERALSSVEMTTPIREALRAIPGIDVVVAAGGGLGGSSPIEVKLLGEDLEGLSSAAAELAEKMRAIPGAVDVQVSLQQAQPVFDVVVNRQVASDMGIGVQSAGSALRVMIAGETASEWTNESGDQLDVVVRLPPDMRQSASDIAGLPVAQSRTDTPLAIRLDQIAEIVQTVGPSEIDRENLTRQVTISANIEGRVLGDVSADVDAVVAALDLPAGVSVAQGGDVEMLTDTVGSMVSALLLAVIFIYLVLASQFGSFLQPLAIMMALPLSLVGVLVGLLVGGSTLNMYSMIGFVMLMGLVVKNAILLVDNANQHRRAGQPLLEALVEAGGTRLRPIVMTTLAMIFGMVPMAMQGGSSQSAPMAHAVIGGLISSTLLTLLVVPVMVTYIDALSRKIARFMPRAPDHLPPQSEPVTP; this comes from the coding sequence ATGTTCCTGACCGCGATCAGCGTCCGCCATCCCGTATTTGCCACCATGGTGATGGTCGCCATCATAGTGTTCGGCGTCTCCGCCTACAGCACACTGCCTATCGAACAGTATCCGGACGTTGATTTTCCGGTCGTGGCGGTGCTCACGCCCTATACCGGGGCATCGCCCGAGGCCGTGGAAACCAAGGTCACCCAGCCCATAGAGGAGGCCGTCAATACGCTCAGCGGCATCGACACGGTAACGTCGACCTCCAGCGCCGGCCATTCGACGGTCATCCTGCAATTCACGCTCGAAACCGACTCTGCGGTAGCGGCGCAGGACGTGCGTGACAAGCTTGCTGCCGTGGCGAGTCAACTGCCGGACAACGCCGATACACCCCAGGTGTTCCGCTTCAATCCAACATCCACGCCTATGATGTCGCTGGCGCTCAGCAGCCCAAGCCGGTCGGTTCTCGAACTGACCTCAATCGCCGAGAACATTGTCACGCCAGCGCTCACCAGCATCTCCGGTGTTGGCAGCGCAACCGTGGTGGGCGGGCTCAAAAATCAGGTCAACGTGTATGTTGATCTGGACCGCCTCAATGCCTTTGGCATCGGCGTCAGCGAGGTCGTTTCTGCCTTGCAGCAGGACAATCAGACTCTGCCGGCCGGTTCGATCATTGATGGCGTACTGGTGCAGACCGTCCAGCTCAATGTCGGCGTCGCCGTGATAGCCGGCTTCAACGATATTGTTGTGGCCAATCACGAGGGCGAAGAGATCACCATCGGAGATGTCGCGACCGTCGTTGAAGGTCCTGCGGACGCCGATGGCCTGGCGTTCCGCAACGGCGAGCAGGCGTTGGCGATTGACGTTGTCAAGGTTGATGGCGGCAACACGGTAGCGATCGCAGCAGGCGTCGAATCCGCTGTCGCCGCGCTCAATGCCAGCGGTAGTTTGCCTGAAGACGTTGTTGTCAGCGTCCTCCAGAATGCGGCAATCCCGGTCAAGGACAACTTCCATTCAGTGCAGGCCACGTTGATCGAGGGCGCTGCCTTGGCTGTCGTCATCGTGTTCGTGTTTCTCAATTCCTGGCGCTCGACCATCATCACTGGCCTGACGCTGCCCATCTCGATCATTGGCACTTTAGCTGTCGTGAGCCTGCTCGGCTTCACGCTCAACATTATGACCATGCTGGCGCTAACGCTGTCGGTGGGTATCCTCATAGATGACGCAATCGTGGTTCGCGAGAACATCACTCGGCACCTTCATATGGGCAAATCGCACGTCCAGGCGGCACTCGACGGCACTGACGAGATCGGACTCGCGGTGCTGGCGACCACGCTGTCGATTGTCGCGGTATTCCTGCCGTTGGCATTCATGGACGGCATTGTCGGAAAGTTCTTCCTGCAATTTGGCGTCACCGTTTCGGTGGCCGTGCTGATTTCGCTTTTCGTCAGCTTCACGCTCGATCCGATGATGTCGAGCGTTTGGTATGATCCCGCGTCTGAACCCAACGCCAAGCGCGGCCCGATTGGCCGTCTCATCGGCCTGTTCGATCGTGGCTTCGACAAATTGAGCCATGTTTATCGCGGGCTGCTGCGCTGGTCGCTTGGCCACCGTTTGGTCATCGTGCTTGTGGCACTCGTGTCGTTTGGCTCCAGCTTCCTGCTCTTTCCTATGATTGGCACAGAGTTTACGCCGGCCGCTGACGAGAGCCAGATATCGATCAGCATCAAGACGCCAGCCGGTTCATCGACGGATTATACCGCTGCCAAGGCCCATCAGGTTGAGGCGCTTCTCGAGGACATGCCGGAAGTGTCGGACTTCTATACGACAGTCAATGCCGGCGCTGCGGCCGGTGAGAATGCGGCTGGCATTGCTGTTGACCTAGTGGGGCCGTCCGAGCGGGCACTGTCCTCGGTGGAAATGACGACGCCGATTCGCGAGGCCCTGCGCGCAATCCCGGGAATTGACGTCGTCGTTGCTGCTGGCGGCGGTCTCGGCGGTAGTAGCCCGATCGAGGTCAAGCTACTGGGTGAAGATCTGGAGGGCCTATCATCGGCCGCTGCCGAGCTGGCCGAAAAGATGCGGGCCATCCCCGGTGCTGTCGATGTTCAGGTGAGCCTGCAGCAGGCCCAGCCGGTGTTCGATGTCGTGGTGAACCGGCAAGTGGCGAGTGACATGGGCATCGGCGTGCAGTCGGCCGGTTCGGCTCTGCGTGTCATGATCGCGGGCGAGACTGCCTCGGAATGGACGAACGAAAGTGGCGATCAGCTCGACGTCGTGGTCCGGCTGCCACCCGACATGCGGCAGAGCGCCAGCGATATCGCCGGCCTGCCGGTAGCGCAGAGTCGCACGGACACGCCGCTTGCCATCCGCCTCGACCAGATCGCCGAAATCGTCCAGACAGTGGGGCCCAGCGAGATCGACCGCGAAAATCTCACCCGTCAGGTGACCATCAGCGCCAATATCGAAGGACGCGTATTGGGTGACGTCAGCGCTGATGTCGATGCCGTGGTTGCTGCGCTCGACCTGCCTGCTGGGGTCAGCGTTGCCCAGGGCGGCGACGTCGAGATGTTGACAGATACCGTCGGCAGCATGGTGTCGGCCTTGTTGCTGGCGGTGATTTTCATCTATTTGGTTCTGGCCAGCCAGTTTGGAAGCTTCCTGCAGCCACTAGCCATCATGATGGCCCTGCCGCTCTCGCTTGTGGGTGTGTTGGTGGGCTTGCTGGTGGGTGGATCGACCCTCAACATGTATTCGATGATCGGGTTCGTCATGCTGATGGGATTGGTCGTAAAGAATGCGATTCTGCTGGTCGATAACGCAAATCAGCATCGGCGCGCGGGTCAGCCCTTGCTCGAGGCGCTGGTCGAGGCCGGTGGTACGCGGCTGCGCCCCATCGTCATGACGACCCTGGCCATGATCTTCGGCATGGTGCCGATGGCCATGCAGGGCGGAAGCAGCCAGAGCGCGCCGATGGCCCACGCCGTCATCGGCGGGCTGATCAGCTCAACGCTGCTGACCTTGTTGGTTGTTCCCGTGATGGTGACCTATATCGACGCACTATCACGCAAGATAGCGCGCTTCATGCCGCGGGCGCCCGATCATTTACCCCCACAAAGCGAGCCAGTCACACCGTAG
- a CDS encoding aldehyde dehydrogenase, giving the protein MNIAANVTTRFERRNPLSGEVASIVDAFTTLDAIAAADRAALALPAWSALGPTARRAKLSAAADLMAARSDAFIETMMSETGATEGWARFNLMLAVGLVREAAALTTQIGGEVIPSDKPGCLALSVREPAGVVLGIAPWNAPIILGTRAIATPLACGNTVVLKASELCPHTHALIASCFNDAGLGDGVVNLVTNAPEDAAEVVGALIDHPAVRRVNFTGSTKVGRIIAKRAAEHLKPVLLELGGKAPFIVLDDADLDEAVKAAAFGAFMNQGQICMSTERIIVADAIADTFVEKFQAKVATLAVGDPRGSATPLGAVIDLKTVEHVTQLVDEAIASGAVLINGGQATGVLMPAHVVDQVTPTMRLFSEESFGPVVAVVRARDEAHAVELANDTEYGLSAAVFTRDITRGLRVAKQIRSGICHINGPTVHDEPQMPFGGVKNSGYGRFGGKAGIDAFTELRWITIETQPGHYPI; this is encoded by the coding sequence ATGAATATCGCAGCAAACGTGACCACCCGGTTTGAGCGCCGCAACCCACTGTCGGGAGAGGTGGCCTCCATTGTGGACGCCTTCACGACCCTGGATGCAATCGCGGCGGCGGATCGCGCGGCTCTTGCCCTGCCGGCATGGTCGGCATTGGGGCCGACGGCGCGGCGAGCAAAGCTTAGCGCCGCGGCCGACCTGATGGCCGCACGCTCGGACGCCTTCATCGAGACGATGATGAGCGAGACCGGCGCAACCGAAGGCTGGGCGCGCTTCAACCTGATGCTGGCGGTGGGCCTCGTGCGTGAGGCCGCAGCGCTCACCACCCAAATCGGCGGTGAAGTGATCCCGTCCGACAAGCCGGGATGCCTCGCCCTCTCCGTTCGCGAACCTGCTGGCGTGGTCCTCGGCATCGCGCCGTGGAACGCGCCTATCATCCTGGGGACACGCGCTATCGCAACGCCCCTGGCCTGCGGCAATACCGTGGTGCTCAAGGCCTCCGAACTGTGCCCACACACCCATGCCCTGATCGCCTCATGTTTCAATGATGCAGGGCTCGGGGACGGCGTGGTCAATCTCGTCACTAACGCGCCGGAAGATGCTGCCGAGGTGGTCGGGGCGCTGATCGATCACCCGGCGGTCCGGCGCGTGAATTTCACCGGCTCTACCAAGGTGGGGCGGATCATTGCCAAACGCGCTGCCGAACACCTCAAGCCCGTACTTCTGGAGCTCGGGGGCAAGGCGCCATTCATCGTGCTGGACGACGCTGACCTCGATGAGGCTGTGAAGGCCGCAGCCTTTGGTGCCTTCATGAACCAGGGCCAGATCTGCATGTCCACCGAGCGCATCATCGTGGCCGATGCCATCGCCGATACTTTCGTCGAAAAATTCCAGGCCAAGGTTGCCACGCTCGCAGTGGGCGATCCACGCGGCAGCGCCACGCCGCTTGGAGCTGTCATCGACCTCAAGACCGTCGAGCATGTCACGCAGCTTGTCGATGAGGCGATCGCATCGGGCGCGGTGCTGATCAATGGCGGCCAGGCGACAGGCGTGCTGATGCCGGCGCATGTCGTCGATCAAGTGACGCCCACGATGCGGCTGTTCAGTGAAGAGAGCTTCGGTCCGGTGGTGGCGGTGGTCCGGGCGCGTGACGAGGCTCACGCCGTGGAGCTCGCCAACGACACCGAGTATGGCCTTTCGGCGGCCGTGTTCACGCGCGACATCACCCGCGGGCTGCGTGTCGCCAAACAGATCAGGTCGGGCATTTGCCATATCAATGGTCCGACGGTCCACGACGAACCCCAGATGCCCTTTGGTGGCGTCAAGAATTCCGGCTATGGCCGTTTTGGTGGCAAGGCCGGGATCGATGCATTCACCGAATTGCGCTGGATCACCATCGAGACCCAGCCTGGGCACTATCCGATATGA
- a CDS encoding carotenoid oxygenase family protein has protein sequence MADFSLTHPLSGFFAPTRFEAEVIDCIVVGEIPSSLNGAFYRMHGDWIYAPKFKDEASLSADGYISMFRFADGSVDYRGRYVRTDRYNTQIAARRQLYGYYRNPHTDDAEVRDIDNPGRRTAANTTPVILAGKLYATKEEGLPYEIDPNTLETVGETDFGGEWKSQTFTAHPKLDPATGETFAFGYEATGLASTDIYLYSFDEAGKITWEVRFQVPYSSMMHDMSLSKDYVIIPGGGTVTSKERLESGRPHWAWDSERPSYYAIIPRGGSAADIRWFEGPERSIVHTANAWNDDDVVTMDAPVAEGNTWPWFEDVHGAPFSMNSFTIRRLTFDLRGNGKQPREEILFKQEVTSFTRIDERFSTTPNRYIFVQYVDSDKPFDAHLPDDPRQRPVNSYGRFDLVDRTLQSYFVGPTHVLQEPTFVPRSPEAEEGDGYLLGTAHNLKEMRSELVIVDATTMQECARVILPFRNAYQVHGVWASPDNLPLK, from the coding sequence ATGGCAGACTTTTCACTGACGCATCCCTTGTCCGGCTTCTTCGCCCCGACCCGGTTTGAGGCCGAAGTGATCGACTGCATTGTCGTTGGCGAAATTCCGAGCAGCCTGAATGGCGCGTTCTACCGTATGCACGGCGACTGGATTTACGCACCCAAATTCAAGGATGAGGCCAGCCTTTCCGCCGATGGCTATATCAGCATGTTCCGCTTCGCCGACGGCTCGGTCGACTATCGCGGCCGCTATGTGCGCACCGACCGCTACAACACCCAAATCGCCGCCCGCCGCCAGCTCTACGGTTATTATCGCAACCCGCACACCGACGACGCCGAGGTTCGTGACATCGACAATCCTGGGCGCCGCACCGCGGCCAATACCACGCCGGTGATCTTGGCGGGAAAGCTCTATGCGACCAAGGAGGAGGGCCTCCCCTATGAGATTGACCCCAATACGCTGGAGACGGTTGGCGAGACCGACTTCGGTGGCGAGTGGAAAAGCCAGACCTTTACCGCCCATCCCAAGCTCGATCCCGCGACCGGCGAGACCTTTGCCTTTGGTTATGAGGCGACCGGGCTCGCGAGCACCGACATCTACCTCTATTCCTTCGACGAGGCCGGCAAGATCACCTGGGAGGTCCGGTTCCAGGTGCCCTATTCCTCGATGATGCACGACATGTCCCTGTCCAAGGACTATGTGATCATCCCCGGCGGTGGGACGGTGACCAGCAAGGAGCGTCTCGAAAGCGGGCGTCCCCACTGGGCCTGGGATTCCGAGCGCCCCTCCTACTACGCCATCATTCCGCGCGGCGGCAGCGCTGCTGACATTCGCTGGTTCGAGGGGCCCGAACGCTCGATCGTCCACACGGCAAATGCCTGGAACGACGACGATGTGGTGACCATGGATGCGCCGGTCGCCGAGGGCAACACATGGCCCTGGTTCGAGGATGTCCACGGCGCGCCGTTCTCGATGAACAGCTTCACGATTCGACGCCTGACCTTCGACCTGCGCGGCAACGGCAAGCAGCCGCGCGAGGAAATCCTGTTCAAGCAGGAGGTGACGAGCTTCACCCGCATCGACGAGCGCTTTTCGACGACGCCGAACCGCTACATCTTCGTCCAATATGTCGATAGCGACAAACCGTTCGATGCCCACCTGCCGGACGATCCGCGGCAACGCCCCGTCAACAGCTATGGCCGGTTCGACCTGGTTGACCGCACGCTGCAATCCTATTTCGTCGGCCCGACCCACGTCCTGCAGGAGCCCACCTTCGTGCCCCGCTCGCCCGAAGCCGAAGAAGGCGATGGCTACCTGCTCGGCACCGCGCACAATCTCAAGGAGATGCGGAGTGAACTGGTCATTGTCGACGCGACAACGATGCAGGAATGCGCCCGAGTCATCCTGCCCTTCCGCAACGCCTACCAGGTGCACGGCGTATGGGCGTCCCCGGACAACCTGCCACTGAAATAG